TCCTGTTGCTTAGAGAAGAGCCAAACAACCAATAAGGGTGTCATGTCATGTACCATAACTTTGTTGCAGCTGCTCTAAACACAACATATTTGATTAAAGCCTTGTGAGAAATCTAGGAGGCAAAAATAATGAAGGCAAGGGGTAACTTCAGGATCAGTCCTTGAAACCAGGCTGACTCCTGTGCTTCAATATGACAACTGTTAGGAATAAGGAAAGTCATCATATCTAACAAGGAAAGGAGCAAGTACCGATTTATAACCAGTATAATGTAGGAGTAGCAAGCAAACAGCTAAAACCGCTAATGAGTAGATTGTATTTATCTTAAAAAGTGGAAACACAGAAACATAACATTGTAATCATGAACCAGTTTCTTGTTAGTAAATACCAGGAGAATTTAGGATTCTCACACTCTCAGTAAATCTTTTTGGGCTTTACTCTGTGTACTGAGGTATTTTGGTTGTATACTTAATACTGTAATACTCAAATTTACATTCTGTGTTGTTGGCTTGTTTAATTCATATACCAATAGAAGTTGCTACTACTGTCAGGTCGTATCTTGTAAGACCTGACTGTCAAGGAAGCTGAAACATTTGTAACTTGTAAGGCCAACTAGTTTGCGACTAATTGATGACTAGTCCTGGTCCAATTTCAACAGCCATGTTCAACACATCAAGAAAAACTTCAAGCCAGTAAATCACAACGATATTATGAGACACAGCAGtagtataaaatattaaaattacaCCAAAATCAGATTAAATAAGCCAGCAAATCCTTAACTTGAAATTCAACTGTAACAAAGATAACAAGATGCACACAACCAACCAACATCTTATTGCTTAAGAAAACCGCAAACGGCAGTAGTGTATGGTACAAAGTAGTTGAAAATTAGTAATATTACCACTTCAAATCTACCACCAGCAAAAACATTTGAGTAAGCATAGTACAACACTTTAGTTTTCTCAATTTTTACAGATCTAAGGCATTTGAGTTGAAGCAGGCACAGAGTGAAGCTCGACATTGTTAAGCCTCTCCATGGCTAAAATCAAGGCTTGAGTACCCAAATCACCTTCCCCGTGAGCCTGAAGCGAAACATAAAGCTGTTGCGCCAAGGCTAATCCGGGCAAAGCAATACCCATATTCTGACACTCCCTTAAACAAATCCCTAAATCTTTAACAAAATGATTAACATAAAACCCGGCCTCGAAATCTCTGTTGAGAATTCTACTCCCATACAAATCCAGCGATTTGGAACCAGCAGCACCTGTCGAAATAGCATCTAAAAACAAAGGCAAGTCCAAACCAGCCTTATGCGCATAAATCATTCCTTCAATTAAACCAACCATAGTAGATGCAATTGTAATTTGATTAGCTAATTTCGCAAACTGACCTTTACCAGACTCACCCATATAATTAACTTTACCAAGAAGATTAAAAATAGGACATAATGTATCTATAACCTTCTTATCGCCTCCGGCAAATATCGAAAGAGTCCCGTTACGAGCACCGCGGTCACCGCCTGAGACCGGAGCGTCGATTGAGAAGCAACCTTTG
This sequence is a window from Apium graveolens cultivar Ventura chromosome 9, ASM990537v1, whole genome shotgun sequence. Protein-coding genes within it:
- the LOC141684765 gene encoding putative 3-hydroxyisobutyrate dehydrogenase-like 1, mitochondrial, whose product is MSIKRVGWIGTGVMGRSMCTHLLKAGYNLTIFTRTKSKAQPLLDLGANWAPSPSVVASLSDVVFSIVGYPSDVRHVMLHSTSGALSGLNSGGILVDMTTSDPSLAVEILDAAAAKGCFSIDAPVSGGDRGARNGTLSIFAGGDKKVIDTLCPIFNLLGKVNYMGESGKGQFAKLANQITIASTMVGLIEGMIYAHKAGLDLPLFLDAISTGAAGSKSLDLYGSRILNRDFEAGFYVNHFVKDLGICLRECQNMGIALPGLALAQQLYVSLQAHGEGDLGTQALILAMERLNNVELHSVPASTQMP